In Candidatus Defluviibacterium haderslevense, the following are encoded in one genomic region:
- a CDS encoding DegT/DnrJ/EryC1/StrS family aminotransferase, with amino-acid sequence MAKLQMVDLASQYAKIKTEIDQAVLDVIASTSFIGGAPIKTFKHNLEQYLGVNHVIPCANGTDALQIALMALELQPGDEVIVPAFTYVATAEVIALLQLKPIMVDVRMDDFNIDVEGIRAAITPRTKAIVPVHLFGQCAQMDEIMSIAQEYGIYVVEDNAQAIGAYYQHANGQKQRAGGIGHIGTTSFFPSKNLGCYGDGGAIFTNDDALAKKMTMIANHGQSVQYYHEVVGVNSRLDTIQAAILDIKLKHLDEYARARNEAANYYDRAFANHPHIITPRRSKHSDHIFHQYTMRITNGTRDALKEYLTLKGIPCAIYYPVPLYKQKAFAPFRGSIDFLPVTEQLCKEVISLAIHTEMTPAIQYEIIQAVLSFF; translated from the coding sequence ATGGCAAAATTACAAATGGTGGATCTTGCATCCCAATATGCTAAAATCAAAACAGAAATAGATCAAGCAGTATTGGATGTGATTGCTTCCACTTCTTTTATTGGAGGAGCTCCGATAAAAACATTTAAACATAATCTAGAACAGTATTTAGGAGTCAACCATGTCATTCCGTGTGCAAATGGTACAGATGCTTTGCAGATTGCATTAATGGCATTGGAATTACAACCGGGTGACGAAGTCATAGTTCCTGCATTTACCTATGTTGCTACAGCAGAAGTGATTGCTTTGCTTCAATTGAAACCAATTATGGTGGATGTGCGAATGGATGATTTTAATATTGATGTTGAAGGAATCAGAGCAGCTATTACGCCTCGTACTAAAGCTATTGTGCCGGTTCATTTATTTGGTCAATGCGCCCAAATGGATGAAATTATGTCCATTGCTCAAGAGTATGGGATCTATGTAGTAGAAGATAATGCTCAAGCCATTGGTGCTTATTATCAACATGCTAATGGTCAGAAACAACGAGCAGGTGGTATTGGACACATTGGAACCACATCTTTTTTTCCATCAAAAAATTTAGGATGTTATGGTGATGGCGGAGCTATTTTTACCAATGATGATGCATTGGCAAAAAAGATGACCATGATCGCCAATCATGGACAATCAGTACAGTATTATCATGAGGTGGTAGGCGTTAACTCCCGCTTGGATACTATACAAGCTGCAATATTGGATATCAAATTAAAACATCTTGATGAATATGCTCGTGCAAGAAATGAAGCAGCAAATTATTATGACAGGGCATTTGCTAATCATCCACATATAATAACTCCTCGAAGATCAAAGCATAGTGATCATATTTTTCATCAATACACAATGAGAATTACGAATGGTACGAGAGACGCATTAAAAGAATATTTAACGCTGAAAGGTATTCCTTGCGCCATTTATTATCCTGTACCCTTGTATAAGCAAAAAGCTTTTGCACCTTTCAGAGGAAGTATAGATTTTTTACCCGTAACAGAACAATTATGTAAAGAGGTG